In one window of Hyla sarda isolate aHylSar1 chromosome 1, aHylSar1.hap1, whole genome shotgun sequence DNA:
- the LOC130305375 gene encoding olfactory receptor 13G1-like — MASKMNQTSLMQFLLVGLSHYPYLQPLFFTIFLLIYMMAFIGNILITVVISIDPRLHTPMYFFLINLSILDICCTTAAIPKMLQILVMDKKDISYSGCISQLYLFTAALSTELILLTVMAYDRYVAICFPLRYKSIMSRTACVCLAGAAWILGSVNSMTHTCLILKLSFRETNIIDHFFCEIPPVLKLANSDTYVNDVVIVASDVLLGMICFILTVISYTYIISTIMKIKSAEKKKKAFSTCASHLTVVTIFYGGVIYTYVRPAFSNQLEADKVVSALYAIASPVLNPIIYSLRNKEVINAINKTFAIKKSWHK; from the coding sequence ATGGCATCCAAGATGAATCAGACGTCACTTATGCAATTCCTCCTTGTAGGCTTGTCCCACTATCCATATCTCCAGCCTCTCTTCTTTACAATATTCTTATTGATCTACATGATGGCATTCATTGGGAATATTTTGATAACTGTAGTTATTAGCATTGATCCTCGACTTCACACCCCAATGTATTTCTTTCTTATTAATCTTTCAATCTTGGATATTTGTTGCACAACTGCTGCTATTCCTAAAATGCTTCAGATACTTGTAATGGATAAGAAGGACATCTCCTATTCTGGCTGCATCTCCCAGTTATATCTCTTTACTGCAGCTCTGAGTACTGAGCTTATTCTCCTGACGGTTATGGCTTATGACAGATATGTAGCAATCTGCTTCCCTTTACGTTACAAGTCAATAATGAGCAGAACAGCTTGTGTATGTCTGGCTGGGGCAGCATGGATTTTGGGTTCAGTGAACTCAATGACACATACATGTCTTATATTAAAACTCTCCTTTAGGGAAACAAatattattgatcactttttctgTGAAATTCCTCCAGTACTGAAGTTGGCTAATTCTGATACCTATGTCAATGATGTTGTCATTGTGGCCTCAGATGTGCTTCTAGGAATGATCTGTTTTATACTGACTGTTATTTCATATACATATATCATTTCCACAATTATGAAAATTAAATCAGCAGAAAAGAAGAAGAAGGCATTCTCAACCTGTGCCTCTCACCTCACAGTAGTGACTATCTTCTATGGTGGAGTGATCTATACATATGTGCGACCTGCATTCAGCAACCAATTGGAAGCTGACAAAGTTGTATCTGCTCTCTATGCCATAGCATCTCCAGTATtaaaccccattatatacagtctgCGGAACAAAGAGGTGATCAATGCTATCAATAAAACAtttgccataaaaaaatcatGGCATAAGTGA